The following proteins come from a genomic window of Alphaproteobacteria bacterium:
- a CDS encoding DUF1343 domain-containing protein: MNLGIDNLLEDRDLRRELTGRRVAILGHPASVTGDGHHTLDALAECPEIALSAAFGPQHGMRGDKQDNMIESPDYKDPRHGIPVFSLYGEVRRPSDEMMRSFDVLLVDLQDIGTRIYTYVTTLLYVLEACVAHAKAVWVLDRPNPAGRKVEGTILEEEWRSFVGAAPLIMRHGLTFGELAKWFVAREELDLDLRVVAMSGYDPTAAPGFGWPLAELPWVNPSPNASSLNMARCFPGTVLFEGTTLSEGRGTTTALEVVGAPDLDFERILERMRALAPEWLGGCRLRPCSFEPTFHKHAGEMCAGMQIHTDYAGYDPAAFRPYRVAALILKAIRAEYPDYEIWREFPYEYETERLAIDLLSGGTFLRQWVDDPAAGAAEFDDRLAPDEAAWAGDRAPFLLY, translated from the coding sequence ATGAACCTCGGCATCGACAACTTGCTTGAGGACCGCGATCTGCGGCGGGAATTGACCGGTCGGCGCGTCGCGATCCTCGGCCACCCGGCCTCGGTGACCGGTGATGGCCACCACACTCTCGACGCCCTGGCGGAATGCCCCGAAATCGCCTTGTCGGCGGCGTTCGGACCGCAGCACGGGATGCGCGGCGACAAGCAGGACAATATGATCGAGTCGCCCGACTACAAGGACCCGCGGCACGGCATCCCGGTGTTCAGCCTCTATGGCGAGGTCCGGCGCCCGAGCGACGAGATGATGCGATCCTTCGATGTCCTCCTCGTCGACCTGCAGGACATCGGCACCCGCATCTATACCTATGTCACGACATTGCTCTATGTCCTCGAAGCGTGCGTGGCGCACGCCAAGGCGGTTTGGGTGCTCGACCGGCCCAACCCGGCGGGACGGAAAGTCGAAGGCACCATCCTCGAGGAGGAGTGGCGGAGCTTTGTCGGCGCGGCGCCCTTGATCATGCGTCATGGGCTGACCTTCGGCGAGCTCGCCAAATGGTTCGTCGCGCGGGAAGAGTTGGACCTCGACCTGCGGGTCGTCGCGATGAGCGGCTATGATCCAACCGCCGCGCCCGGCTTCGGCTGGCCCCTCGCCGAGCTGCCCTGGGTCAACCCGAGCCCCAATGCGTCGAGCCTCAACATGGCGCGCTGTTTCCCCGGAACCGTGCTGTTCGAAGGCACCACGCTGTCCGAAGGCCGCGGCACGACGACCGCCCTCGAAGTCGTCGGCGCGCCGGACCTCGACTTCGAGCGCATCCTCGAACGCATGCGTGCGCTGGCCCCGGAATGGCTCGGCGGGTGCCGTCTGCGGCCCTGCTCCTTCGAGCCCACCTTTCACAAACATGCCGGCGAAATGTGTGCCGGGATGCAGATCCACACCGATTACGCCGGTTACGATCCCGCGGCGTTTCGCCCCTATCGGGTGGCGGCGCTGATTCTGAAGGCGATCCGGGCGGAATACCCCGATTACGAGATCTGGCGCGAGTTTCCCTACGAGTACGAGACCGAGCGGCTGGCCATCGATCTGTTGAGCGGCGGAACCTTCCTCCGCCAGTGGGTCGACGACCCGGCGGCGGGCGCGGCCGAATTCGACGACCGCCTCGCGCCCGACGAGGCCGCGTGGGCCGGCGACCGGGCGCCCTTTTTGCTGTATTAG
- a CDS encoding amidase: MTSSELWRLGAVEAVALLRRREIEPLDLIDAAIERIEDVDPVVNALPIRCFDRARAQAKGLPLASRVDDPRYLCGLPIAVKDYNDVAGVRTTYGSPLKADHVAAVSDATVARLEANGAIPIAKSNVPEWAGGHTFNPVFGVTRNPWDTALSAGGSSGGSAAALAAGLVWLATGNDLGGSLRTPAGFNGVVGLRPGPGRVPRGARLLPFDTLWVEGPMARSVADVALMLDAGAGSVPGDPLSFDSAGRTFVDALEGTELPRRVAFSADLGIVPVDREVAEICRRGTEGFAEIGAEVTDAVPDFRGALDAFQTLRGVLLATMMGPLLERHRAEIAPEIVGNIERGFAVTPQALHDAERVRQDLFGRMTDFFAHCDVLVCPAASIPPFPVEQRYVEEIDGIACKTYIDWFAITFALTLTACPIVVIPSGMTSAGLPVGIQIVGRPRGEAALLRAAHRMEEVLQIAPRLPIDPR, from the coding sequence ATGACCAGCAGCGAGCTGTGGCGCCTCGGCGCCGTCGAGGCGGTGGCTCTGTTGCGGCGCCGCGAGATTGAACCACTCGATCTGATCGACGCAGCAATTGAGCGAATCGAGGACGTCGACCCAGTCGTCAACGCCTTGCCGATCCGGTGTTTCGATCGCGCCCGGGCGCAGGCGAAGGGGTTACCGCTTGCGTCCCGGGTCGACGATCCACGCTACCTTTGCGGTCTGCCGATCGCGGTCAAGGACTACAATGATGTGGCCGGAGTTCGGACCACCTATGGGTCGCCGCTGAAAGCCGATCACGTTGCTGCGGTCTCGGATGCGACGGTGGCGCGGCTGGAAGCGAACGGCGCCATCCCGATCGCCAAGTCCAACGTCCCGGAATGGGCGGGCGGCCATACCTTCAACCCAGTCTTCGGCGTAACCCGCAATCCCTGGGATACGGCGCTCAGCGCGGGCGGATCCTCGGGTGGTTCCGCCGCCGCCCTGGCCGCGGGTCTGGTCTGGTTGGCAACCGGCAACGATCTCGGCGGCAGCCTGCGCACGCCGGCCGGCTTCAACGGAGTCGTTGGCCTGCGCCCCGGGCCGGGTCGGGTGCCGCGGGGCGCGCGCCTGTTACCATTCGACACACTTTGGGTCGAGGGGCCGATGGCGCGGAGTGTCGCCGACGTCGCGCTGATGCTCGACGCCGGGGCCGGCAGCGTGCCCGGCGACCCGCTGTCCTTCGATTCGGCTGGTCGGACCTTCGTCGACGCCCTGGAAGGGACCGAGTTGCCGCGCCGGGTCGCTTTCAGCGCCGATCTGGGCATTGTTCCGGTGGACCGGGAGGTCGCAGAAATCTGTCGGCGCGGGACAGAGGGATTCGCCGAAATCGGCGCCGAAGTCACCGACGCGGTCCCCGACTTCAGGGGCGCGCTCGATGCCTTTCAGACCCTCCGCGGTGTTCTCCTGGCGACGATGATGGGGCCGCTGCTGGAGCGCCACCGCGCGGAGATCGCGCCCGAGATCGTGGGCAACATCGAGCGCGGCTTTGCGGTGACGCCACAGGCGCTTCACGACGCCGAACGCGTGCGCCAGGACCTGTTCGGCCGAATGACCGACTTCTTCGCGCACTGCGACGTGCTGGTTTGTCCCGCGGCTTCTATTCCGCCGTTTCCCGTCGAACAGCGCTACGTCGAAGAAATCGATGGCATCGCCTGCAAGACCTACATCGACTGGTTCGCTATCACCTTCGCCTTGACCCTAACCGCTTGTCCCATTGTCGTCATTCCGTCTGGCATGACTTCGGCGGGGCTGCCGGTCGGCATCCAAATCGTGGGCAGGCCGCGCGGCGAGGCGGCCTTGCTGCGTGCCGCCCATCGCATGGAGGAAGTCCTCCAGATCGCGCCGCGCCTACCGATCGATCCCCGCTAG
- a CDS encoding peroxidase-related enzyme (This protein belongs to a clade of uncharacterized proteins related to peroxidases such as the alkylhydroperoxidase AhpD.), producing the protein MPRFRTLGEDATVPDILKMSPRTGKALMEVHESIMRAPSPLSPGERELIAAYVSGLNDCSYCHGVHAETAKALGIAAAAVDTIIDDIDASGVDDKLKPLLRLARKLTEDPAGVTDGDAQSVFDAGWDEQSLHDTIMVVCCFNFMNRMLEGHGVHGHEAMYKQRGPMLAEHGYLPLIRLLERTDPD; encoded by the coding sequence ATGCCGCGCTTCCGGACCTTGGGCGAAGACGCCACCGTTCCCGATATCCTGAAAATGAGCCCGCGCACCGGAAAGGCGTTGATGGAGGTCCATGAATCGATCATGCGCGCGCCGTCGCCGCTCTCCCCCGGCGAGCGCGAGCTAATCGCCGCCTACGTCTCCGGTCTCAACGATTGCAGCTATTGCCACGGCGTCCATGCGGAGACGGCCAAGGCTCTCGGCATCGCCGCGGCGGCGGTCGACACGATCATCGACGACATCGACGCATCCGGGGTCGACGACAAGCTCAAACCATTGCTGCGACTCGCGCGCAAGCTCACCGAAGACCCCGCCGGCGTGACCGACGGCGACGCCCAATCGGTCTTCGACGCGGGTTGGGACGAGCAGTCCCTGCATGACACGATCATGGTCGTCTGCTGCTTCAATTTCATGAACCGCATGCTCGAAGGCCATGGTGTCCACGGCCACGAAGCCATGTATAAGCAGCGTGGGCCAATGCTGGCCGAACACGGCTACCTGCCGCTGATCCGCCTACTCGAGCGGACCGATCCCGATTGA
- a CDS encoding GNAT family N-acetyltransferase has protein sequence MYALPLVPEGFDVPERLETDRLCLRPLTIHDAVKDFDAVMTSADRLRGIVFGPEDTWPDGLTLEQNLTELAWHQTEFRNRTSFAYTVVSLDESWVLGSVYLYPSRKAAHDVDVMLWVRQSEADTGLDDHLYVTVRDWLATAWPFARPAFPGRAIDWETWADLAAK, from the coding sequence ATGTATGCTCTGCCCCTGGTTCCCGAGGGATTCGACGTGCCGGAACGACTCGAGACCGACCGCCTTTGCCTACGCCCCTTGACAATCCACGACGCGGTCAAGGATTTCGACGCGGTCATGACCAGCGCCGACCGGCTGCGCGGAATCGTCTTCGGGCCGGAGGACACTTGGCCCGACGGCCTGACCCTGGAGCAGAATTTGACCGAACTGGCTTGGCATCAGACCGAGTTCCGCAACCGCACTTCCTTCGCCTATACGGTGGTCAGCTTGGACGAGAGCTGGGTTCTTGGTAGCGTCTACCTATATCCCTCGCGTAAGGCCGCGCACGACGTCGACGTCATGTTGTGGGTGCGTCAGTCGGAGGCCGATACCGGCCTCGACGATCATCTCTACGTGACGGTGCGGGATTGGCTCGCCACGGCGTGGCCGTTCGCCCGCCCCGCCTTTCCGGGCCGCGCGATCGACTGGGAGACATGGGCGGATCTGGCGGCAAAGTAG
- a CDS encoding PLP-dependent transferase, producing MPQCNERLRPETIAAKAASHIDAATGGLVPPIQPSTTYARDDAYRLLNPDHIYGRDDLPIYRIVENVIAALDGAAAALVLPSGMAAIAALFRTVPDGGAVAVQRNIYFGTTQWVRAHCGRHGITFAEFDGTDAGHVATVVDQARPDLVLIETPSNPWLEIVDVARAAEAAHRIGAQLVVDSTAATPVLSRPLEWGADYIVHSATKALNGHSDVFAGAIAAAAEDDRWAAIKADRRETGALLGPFEAWLLVRGLRTLAVRVERASANAQAIADFLASHRRVGAVHYPGLPGHPNHDVAKRQMTGGFGYLLSFQIDGDGPATVAVANNLRTIVRATSLGGVETMIEHRHTIEGDVSDMPENLLRLSVGIEHVDDLIDDLRQALDGPVG from the coding sequence ATGCCTCAGTGCAACGAACGGCTGCGGCCGGAAACCATCGCCGCCAAAGCGGCCAGCCACATCGATGCCGCGACCGGCGGCCTGGTGCCGCCGATTCAACCATCGACAACCTATGCCCGCGACGATGCTTACCGGCTGTTGAACCCGGACCACATTTATGGTCGCGACGATCTTCCGATCTATCGTATCGTCGAGAATGTGATCGCCGCGCTCGATGGCGCCGCCGCCGCGCTTGTGCTGCCCTCCGGCATGGCCGCGATTGCCGCCTTGTTTCGAACCGTCCCGGACGGCGGCGCGGTGGCGGTGCAGCGAAATATCTACTTCGGCACAACGCAATGGGTGCGCGCGCATTGTGGCCGCCATGGCATCACGTTCGCCGAATTTGACGGCACGGATGCGGGGCATGTCGCCACGGTCGTAGATCAGGCCCGCCCCGATCTGGTGCTGATCGAAACGCCATCCAATCCCTGGCTCGAAATCGTCGACGTTGCCCGCGCCGCGGAGGCGGCCCATCGGATTGGAGCGCAGCTCGTCGTCGACTCGACGGCGGCGACCCCGGTGCTGTCGCGGCCGCTCGAATGGGGCGCCGATTATATCGTCCATTCCGCGACCAAAGCCCTCAACGGACACAGCGATGTTTTCGCCGGCGCAATCGCCGCGGCCGCGGAAGACGACCGCTGGGCGGCGATCAAGGCGGACCGGCGAGAGACCGGTGCGCTTCTCGGACCGTTCGAGGCCTGGCTGCTGGTGCGCGGTCTGCGCACTCTGGCCGTGCGCGTCGAGCGGGCAAGCGCGAATGCGCAGGCCATCGCCGACTTCCTTGCCAGTCATCGCAGGGTCGGGGCGGTCCATTATCCGGGCCTGCCGGGTCACCCCAACCACGATGTCGCGAAACGCCAAATGACCGGCGGTTTCGGCTATCTGTTGTCGTTCCAAATCGATGGCGATGGCCCGGCGACGGTGGCGGTTGCCAATAATCTGCGCACAATCGTTCGAGCGACCTCGCTCGGCGGAGTCGAAACGATGATCGAGCATCGTCACACCATCGAAGGCGACGTCAGCGACATGCCCGAAAACCTGCTTCGGCTGTCGGTCGGCATTGAGCATGTCGACGACCTGATCGACGATCTGCGGCAGGCGCTCGACGGGCCCGTGGGCTGA
- a CDS encoding GTPase/DUF3482 domain-containing protein encodes MTAPVLKAAVVGHTNAGKTSLMRTLTRDVDFGIVSSRPATTRHVEASSLLIDGVPVIEFFDTPGLEDSSGLLAHLNTLSKTRGGDATDAVHAFLDGDPAGFNQEAKALGQVAQCDIALYVIDARERVLGKHRDELEILGSCARPILPVLNFVADPEARSDLWREQLARANMHAIVAFDTVVFDEAGERQLFEKMRSLMDRFAPSLDALIADAERRRDQLRHAAARIVAGLLIDTAAYSVTVAGQDQGSDSALEALRRIVRDGEQRCVDDLLELFRFRHDDYAASALPIANGRWGTDLFSPEALMEFGVTTGSSAATGALAGLAVDAMTGGLTLGAAAATGAVVGAIVGAVYDKGQAVLGAIRGHTELRVDDATVALLAVRQAALVNALLRRGHASERKIRSPEGDGATDPKLLAADLLEILQKARLHRAWSRFANPDGALAESGRIAAEERLATRLGINLGA; translated from the coding sequence AGCGACGACACGTCACGTCGAGGCCTCGTCGTTGCTCATCGACGGCGTCCCCGTCATCGAATTCTTCGATACCCCGGGGCTGGAGGATTCCAGCGGCCTCCTCGCTCACCTAAATACGCTGTCGAAAACACGCGGCGGCGATGCCACCGATGCCGTTCATGCATTTCTCGACGGGGATCCCGCCGGCTTCAACCAGGAAGCGAAGGCGCTCGGCCAAGTCGCGCAGTGCGACATCGCGCTTTACGTGATCGACGCGCGCGAGCGCGTTCTCGGCAAGCATCGCGACGAGCTCGAAATACTCGGGAGCTGTGCCCGGCCGATACTTCCGGTGCTGAACTTCGTCGCCGACCCCGAGGCGCGGTCCGACCTGTGGCGCGAGCAGTTGGCCCGCGCCAACATGCATGCGATCGTCGCTTTTGACACGGTTGTCTTCGACGAAGCCGGCGAGCGGCAGTTGTTCGAGAAGATGCGGAGCCTGATGGACCGCTTCGCACCCAGCCTCGACGCATTGATCGCCGACGCGGAACGGCGGCGAGATCAGCTTCGACATGCGGCCGCGAGGATAGTCGCCGGTCTGCTGATCGATACCGCGGCCTACTCGGTCACCGTGGCGGGTCAAGATCAAGGTTCCGATTCCGCGCTCGAGGCACTAAGGCGAATAGTGCGCGACGGTGAACAACGCTGTGTCGACGACTTGCTTGAGCTGTTTCGCTTTCGTCACGACGATTACGCGGCGAGCGCCCTGCCGATCGCGAACGGTCGGTGGGGCACCGACTTGTTCAGCCCCGAGGCATTGATGGAATTCGGCGTCACCACGGGCAGCAGCGCAGCCACCGGCGCGCTTGCCGGCCTTGCCGTCGATGCCATGACCGGGGGTCTTACCCTGGGTGCTGCCGCGGCGACGGGGGCCGTGGTCGGGGCCATCGTCGGCGCCGTCTACGACAAGGGCCAGGCGGTTCTCGGCGCCATCCGCGGGCACACCGAACTGAGAGTGGATGACGCGACCGTGGCATTGCTGGCGGTCCGTCAAGCAGCCCTGGTCAATGCGCTGCTGCGCCGCGGCCATGCCAGCGAGCGTAAGATTCGGTCGCCGGAAGGCGATGGTGCCACCGACCCCAAGCTACTCGCCGCGGATTTGCTGGAGATCTTGCAAAAAGCGCGTCTCCACCGCGCATGGTCGCGGTTCGCGAACCCGGACGGCGCGCTCGCCGAAAGCGGTCGCATCGCCGCGGAAGAAAGGCTGGCGACTCGCCTCGGGATTAATCTGGGAGCTTGA